Proteins co-encoded in one Pan paniscus chromosome 23, NHGRI_mPanPan1-v2.0_pri, whole genome shotgun sequence genomic window:
- the C23H22orf15 gene encoding uncharacterized protein C22orf15 homolog isoform X11 — protein sequence MGNSLLKERAIYVLVRIISKRERTWPPPAMSPYWRTWMTITQSWQRNCAGCQASPLRATTGGSAWALGEAAMSKAPLQGPERLGDLAHYCQLAKLDSDPRGLAMTSALCDQVQTDNNPAGLLLQNLELLRSCISKRGKVRQDLRPPGAPKLWVQRMGCRGRDKKGRGGRYP from the exons ATGGGCAACTCCCTACTGAAGGAGCGAGCCATATATGTCCTCGTTCGGATCATCAGTAAG AGGGAGAGGACATGGCCTCCACCCGCTATGAGTCCCTATTGGAGAACCTGGATGACCATTACCCAGAGCTGGCAG AGGAACTGCGCAGGCTGTCAGGCCTCTCCTCTGCGGGCCACAACTGGAGGAAGCGCATGGGCACTCGGCGAGGCCGCCATGAGCAAAGCCCCACTTCAAGGCCCAGAAAG GCTTGGGGACCTGGCACACTACTGCCAACTAGCCAAGTTGGACTCAGACCCAAGGGGGTTAGCCATGACCTCTGCCTTGTGTGATCAGGTGCAAACAGACAACAACCCAGCAGGACTCCTCTTGCAGAATCTGGAATTGCTGAGAAGTTGCATCAGCAAGAGGGGCAAGGTCAGACAGGATTTGAGGCCGCCAGGGGCACCTAAGCTGTGGGTGCAGAGAATGGGATGCAGAGGTAGAGACAAGAAGGGTAGAGGTGGCAGGTATCCCTGA
- the C23H22orf15 gene encoding uncharacterized protein C22orf15 homolog isoform X16, with protein sequence MFIKVMFGAGCSVLVNTSCRLVNLTAHLRQKAGLPPDVSLHVLPATIALLAEDGNLVSLEEDLKEGASRAQTMGNSLLKERAIYVLVRIIKGEDMASTRYESLLENLDDHYPELAEELRRLSGLSSAGHNWRKRMGTRRGRHEQSPTSRPRKGPD encoded by the exons ATGTTTATCAAGGTGATGTTTGGGG CCGGCTGCTCGGTGCTGGTGAACACCTCTTGCAGGCTGGTGAACCTCACCGCCCACCTGAGGCAGAAAGCAGGGTTGCCCCCAGATG TCTCTCTCCATGTCCTCCCAGCGACCATTGCTCTCCTGGCTGAGGACGGCAACCTAGTGAGCCTGGAGGAGGACCTGAAGGAAGGGGCTTCCCGGGCCCAGACCATGGGCAACTCCCTACTGAAGGAGCGAGCCATATATGTCCTCGTTCGGATCATCA AGGGAGAGGACATGGCCTCCACCCGCTATGAGTCCCTATTGGAGAACCTGGATGACCATTACCCAGAGCTGGCAG AGGAACTGCGCAGGCTGTCAGGCCTCTCCTCTGCGGGCCACAACTGGAGGAAGCGCATGGGCACTCGGCGAGGCCGCCATGAGCAAAGCCCCACTTCAAGGCCCAGAAAG ggCCCTGATTAA